The proteins below come from a single uncultured Methanobrevibacter sp. genomic window:
- a CDS encoding transcription factor S, with amino-acid sequence MEFCPECGSMLLPTGDNELKCSCGYTKELSKEGYDIKEKIKENDNVIEKGEDVNTLPTTKAVCPECGHTEASWWLQQTRSADEAETRFFKCLDCGHTWREYD; translated from the coding sequence ATGGAATTTTGTCCAGAATGCGGATCAATGTTACTTCCAACAGGAGATAATGAATTAAAATGTAGTTGCGGATATACTAAAGAATTATCCAAAGAAGGTTATGACATTAAAGAAAAAATTAAAGAAAATGATAATGTTATTGAAAAAGGAGAAGATGTAAATACACTTCCAACTACAAAAGCTGTTTGTCCAGAATGTGGTCATACTGAAGCTTCCTGGTGGTTGCAACAAACACGTAGTGCAGATGAAGCTGAAACACGTTTTTTCAAGTGTCTTGACTGTGGACACACATGGAGAGAATACGATTAG
- a CDS encoding NUDIX hydrolase, with translation MGNYKIPSLTTDIFIFDENTNFILIKRKNDPYKNCWALPGGFVEYGETVETAAVREAKEETSIDVELIDLVNVYSKPDRDPRGHTVTVAYIAKGNMDDRKADSDACEIGVFSKKDLKNIELAFDHSKIINDCLNAVSSKF, from the coding sequence ATGGGAAATTATAAAATTCCTTCATTAACCACAGATATTTTTATTTTTGATGAAAACACCAACTTTATCCTTATTAAAAGAAAAAATGATCCTTATAAAAATTGCTGGGCGCTTCCTGGAGGATTTGTAGAATATGGTGAAACTGTAGAAACAGCTGCAGTTCGTGAAGCTAAAGAAGAAACCAGCATTGATGTTGAATTAATTGATTTAGTTAATGTTTACTCAAAACCAGATAGAGATCCTCGTGGACACACAGTAACAGTAGCTTATATAGCTAAAGGTAATATGGACGATAGAAAAGCTGATAGTGATGCTTGTGAAATTGGTGTTTTTTCAAAGAAGGATTTAAAAAATATTGAACTTGCTTTTGACCATTCAAAAATCATAAATGACTGTTTAAATGCAGTTTCAAGTAAATTTTAA
- a CDS encoding DNA-directed RNA polymerase subunit L: MDNETNIEIIEDKTLELEFIVHGESHGVCNALRHILMQDSDVEYAVYNIDHPLTGEPNMTIKTKRGKRPRKVLKKAAAQLKDDAADFKKLIEETL; this comes from the coding sequence ATGGATAATGAAACCAATATTGAAATTATTGAAGACAAAACATTAGAACTTGAATTTATTGTACATGGTGAAAGCCACGGAGTATGTAATGCTCTCAGACATATCTTAATGCAAGATAGTGATGTTGAATATGCTGTTTACAATATTGATCACCCCCTTACTGGTGAACCTAATATGACTATCAAAACTAAAAGGGGAAAAAGACCTAGAAAAGTATTGAAAAAAGCAGCTGCACAACTTAAAGATGATGCAGCAGACTTTAAAAAACTTATTGAAGAAACATTATAA
- a CDS encoding exosome complex RNA-binding protein Csl4 yields MSIKNGTFVIPGDKIGIIEQYLVGKGTYEDNGEIKSSILGNVQINSKMKTISVKAKSNQPALLKVGDTVYGQITDIKSQRANVNIDCLTDSSRPLALPYMGAIHISQAKSGYLDKLTDAFRIGDIIKAKVVKITGDNVDLTTVDEDCGVLKAMCTRCRDYMNTTQKENEVQCRTCNKKEKREISINYVNS; encoded by the coding sequence ATGAGTATAAAAAACGGAACATTTGTAATACCTGGAGATAAAATAGGAATAATCGAACAATATTTAGTTGGAAAAGGTACTTATGAAGATAATGGCGAGATTAAATCATCAATATTAGGAAATGTTCAAATTAATTCAAAAATGAAAACTATTAGTGTTAAAGCTAAATCTAACCAACCAGCTCTTTTAAAAGTAGGTGATACAGTTTATGGACAAATCACCGATATAAAAAGTCAAAGAGCTAATGTGAATATTGACTGCTTAACAGATAGTAGTAGACCATTAGCACTTCCATACATGGGTGCAATTCACATATCCCAAGCAAAATCAGGATATTTAGACAAATTAACAGATGCTTTTAGAATAGGAGATATTATAAAAGCCAAAGTAGTAAAAATTACTGGAGATAATGTTGATTTAACTACCGTGGATGAAGATTGTGGTGTTTTAAAAGCAATGTGTACTCGTTGCAGAGACTATATGAATACAACACAAAAAGAAAATGAAGTCCAATGTAGAACATGTAACAAAAAAGAGAAACGTGAAATTTCTATAAATTATGTTAATAGCTAA
- the dph2 gene encoding diphthamide biosynthesis enzyme Dph2 has protein sequence MSMYNMDLDKVIRKINKKGARTVGLQFPEGLKMQAVKIARAIESETEATVIISGDPCFGACDVSDYKMKDSVDLIVHYAHTPLPLKYEVPTLFIEAFSNIDVKKDLEKCLEKLEDYSKIALVTTTQHLHLLNEIKDYLEDHGKEVVLGSSKNTKKGQVLGCNFSSIKNLDAEIYLFIGSGNFHPLGIYLFTKSPVLALDPYNSEIRDISAFADRILRIRFARITKARDAKKWGIIVSSKEGQYRMKLAKEIKKSLENNQMEAYIIMADNINPEILLPYMELDAFVVSACPRIAIDDSQMYKKPLLTPQELEIVLNKRKWENYQLDEILFHERYK, from the coding sequence ATGTCAATGTACAATATGGACTTAGATAAAGTCATAAGAAAAATTAATAAAAAAGGAGCTAGAACTGTTGGTCTTCAATTTCCAGAAGGCCTTAAAATGCAAGCTGTTAAAATAGCAAGAGCTATTGAATCAGAAACTGAAGCTACGGTGATAATTTCTGGAGACCCTTGTTTTGGAGCTTGTGATGTAAGCGACTATAAAATGAAAGATTCTGTTGACTTAATAGTCCATTATGCTCATACTCCACTTCCATTAAAATATGAAGTACCTACTTTATTTATAGAAGCTTTTTCTAATATTGATGTTAAAAAAGACCTTGAAAAATGCCTTGAAAAGTTAGAAGATTATTCAAAAATAGCTCTTGTAACTACAACACAACATTTACATTTATTAAATGAAATCAAAGACTATTTAGAAGACCATGGGAAAGAAGTAGTACTTGGATCTTCTAAAAATACTAAAAAAGGTCAGGTTTTAGGGTGTAATTTTTCATCAATAAAAAATTTAGATGCTGAAATTTATCTATTTATAGGTAGTGGTAATTTCCACCCATTAGGAATTTATTTATTTACCAAATCTCCAGTGTTGGCTTTAGATCCATATAACAGTGAGATAAGAGATATAAGTGCTTTTGCAGATAGAATTCTAAGAATTAGATTTGCAAGAATTACTAAAGCAAGAGATGCAAAAAAATGGGGAATCATAGTATCTTCCAAAGAAGGACAATACAGAATGAAATTAGCTAAAGAGATTAAAAAATCATTAGAAAATAATCAAATGGAAGCATATATTATAATGGCAGATAATATCAATCCAGAAATATTATTACCCTACATGGAATTAGATGCTTTTGTAGTTTCAGCATGCCCCAGAATAGCTATTGATGATTCTCAAATGTACAAAAAACCATTATTAACACCACAAGAACTTGAAATAGTTCTAAATAAAAGAAAATGGGAAAACTACCAGCTAGATGAAATTTTATTTCATGAAAGATACAAATAG
- the hpt gene encoding hypoxanthine/guanine phosphoribosyltransferase: MLEEVKKSLESSPVVKKGDYNYFVNPISDGVPTMKPEMLRELAEVVKEHVDMNIDKIVAIEAMGIHLATALSLATNIPFVIIRKRQYGLEGEKEIKQKTGYGSSKLYINDLKAGERILLIDDVVSTGGTLISTLDALKELDIDIKSAVAVIEKGEGKKLVEEETGIPIFSVVKLDVVDGKVVIEKTIAD, encoded by the coding sequence ATGTTAGAAGAAGTGAAAAAATCATTAGAATCCTCTCCTGTTGTTAAAAAAGGAGATTATAACTATTTTGTTAACCCAATAAGTGATGGCGTTCCAACTATGAAACCTGAAATGCTTCGTGAATTAGCAGAAGTAGTTAAAGAACATGTTGATATGAATATTGATAAAATAGTAGCTATTGAAGCTATGGGAATACATTTAGCTACTGCATTATCATTAGCTACAAATATCCCCTTTGTAATTATCCGTAAAAGACAATATGGACTTGAAGGAGAAAAAGAAATAAAACAAAAAACAGGATATGGATCTTCTAAATTATATATAAATGATTTAAAAGCAGGAGAAAGAATTCTTCTAATAGATGATGTTGTAAGCACTGGCGGAACATTAATTTCAACCTTAGATGCCTTAAAAGAGTTAGATATTGATATAAAATCTGCAGTTGCAGTAATTGAAAAAGGCGAAGGTAAAAAATTAGTTGAAGAAGAAACTGGAATCCCTATATTTTCCGTCGTGAAATTAGATGTAGTTGATGGAAAAGTAGTTATTGAAAAAACCATTGCAGATTAA
- a CDS encoding signal recognition particle protein Srp54 produces MAMLGNLGENLTNTMKKLVGMSVIDKKTIKEVVKEIQRALIQSDVNIALVLDLSKKIEKRALEEEPPKGITPREYVITIIYEEMVNLLGGEAAGLDINEKPYKILFLGLQGSGKTTTIGKLCRYLQKKGFNPAVVCTDTWRPAAYEQLRQLTEEMQVPLYGDPDNKDALDLAQKGLKEFKNRKVIIFDTAGRHKQEKDLIAEMDELDDIVQPTESILVIDGTIGQQAGEQAKAFSQATDVGSIIITKLDGSAKGGGAMSAVAETGAPIKFVGTGERIDDFELFDPERFISRLLGMGDIQSLIEKAEDNIDEDMAEKTMKNMMSGKFTLVDMKNQFEMMNSMGPMQQVLSMIPGLGNKVSKEASKMTEDKIDKYKIIMSSMTKKEMEDPKLIKQSRIKRIAMGAGVEESEVRDLLKYYNNTKKTMKGIGKRGRFGNGSMNRMMGHFMK; encoded by the coding sequence ATGGCGATGCTTGGAAATTTAGGTGAGAATCTTACTAATACTATGAAAAAATTAGTGGGAATGTCAGTCATTGATAAAAAAACAATAAAAGAAGTTGTAAAAGAAATACAACGTGCTTTAATTCAATCTGATGTTAATATCGCTTTAGTTTTAGATTTATCCAAAAAAATTGAAAAAAGGGCTCTTGAAGAGGAACCTCCAAAAGGTATTACTCCAAGAGAATATGTTATAACAATTATTTATGAAGAGATGGTGAATCTATTAGGTGGTGAGGCAGCAGGTTTGGATATTAATGAAAAACCTTATAAAATATTATTCTTAGGTTTACAAGGTAGTGGTAAGACAACTACTATTGGTAAATTATGTAGATATTTACAAAAAAAAGGTTTCAATCCTGCTGTTGTATGTACTGATACATGGAGACCTGCAGCTTATGAACAATTAAGACAACTAACTGAAGAAATGCAGGTTCCACTTTATGGGGATCCAGATAATAAAGATGCGCTTGATTTAGCTCAAAAAGGTTTGAAAGAGTTTAAAAATAGGAAAGTTATAATTTTTGATACTGCTGGAAGACATAAGCAGGAAAAAGATTTAATTGCTGAAATGGATGAATTAGATGATATTGTTCAACCAACTGAATCTATTCTTGTAATTGATGGAACTATTGGTCAACAAGCAGGTGAACAAGCTAAAGCATTCTCACAGGCAACTGATGTAGGTTCAATAATTATTACTAAATTAGATGGTTCTGCTAAAGGTGGAGGTGCAATGTCTGCAGTAGCTGAAACTGGAGCACCTATTAAGTTTGTTGGTACTGGTGAACGTATAGATGATTTTGAATTATTTGATCCAGAAAGATTTATTTCAAGATTACTTGGTATGGGAGATATTCAAAGCCTCATAGAAAAAGCTGAAGATAATATTGATGAAGACATGGCTGAAAAAACTATGAAAAATATGATGTCTGGAAAATTCACTTTGGTAGATATGAAAAACCAATTTGAAATGATGAATAGTATGGGGCCAATGCAACAGGTATTAAGTATGATTCCAGGTCTTGGAAATAAAGTATCTAAAGAAGCATCTAAAATGACTGAAGATAAAATTGATAAATATAAAATTATCATGTCTTCAATGACTAAAAAAGAAATGGAAGATCCTAAATTAATTAAACAATCTCGTATTAAAAGGATAGCTATGGGTGCGGGTGTTGAAGAATCTGAAGTAAGAGATTTATTAAAATATTATAACAATACTAAAAAGACTATGAAAGGTATTGGAAAACGTGGCCGTTTTGGTAATGGTTCAATGAACCGTATGATGGGTCACTTCATGAAATGA
- a CDS encoding tRNA pseudouridine(54/55) synthase Pus10 produces MINMYDLAKKILDETNGQICKHCLGRKLSHIVEGNDNLNRGEKIFQDLEIEEPENCVICGNIFDKIDDELFKKVYDKIDFLNIEFDTFLVGSRINKEIQTHDDELSDKFDLDVEPIKKELNRIIGREIENTLDKEVEFEKQDIVINVDLRNVPKVRIQINPLFIEGKYNKLIRGIPQTKWPCGKCKGKGCEECNFTGKQYPESVEELLSEHILKATNGWQAKFHGAGREDIDVLMLGSGRPFVLEIKEPKIRKIDLNSLEKEINKINDGKTYYHNLKFVERNRKAEIKVSSSDAYKIYKALVKCDKPYDKYKLANLKDLNEIHQQTPLRVVHRRADKVRIKHVHEVSCEIIDDTTFEMTVKTEGGLYIKELISGDENRTKPNVGEILGVKSVCEQLDVVEVSEK; encoded by the coding sequence ATGATTAACATGTATGATTTAGCTAAAAAAATATTAGATGAAACTAATGGTCAAATTTGTAAACACTGTTTAGGCCGTAAACTTTCTCATATTGTAGAAGGTAATGATAATTTAAATCGTGGAGAAAAGATATTTCAGGATTTAGAAATTGAAGAACCAGAAAATTGTGTCATCTGTGGAAATATTTTTGATAAAATAGATGATGAACTATTTAAAAAGGTTTATGATAAAATTGACTTTCTAAACATTGAATTTGATACTTTTCTTGTTGGATCTAGAATTAATAAAGAAATTCAAACTCATGATGATGAGCTAAGTGATAAATTTGATTTAGATGTTGAACCAATTAAAAAAGAATTAAATAGGATAATTGGTCGTGAAATTGAAAATACTTTAGATAAAGAAGTTGAATTTGAAAAACAGGACATTGTTATTAATGTGGATTTGAGAAATGTTCCAAAAGTCAGAATTCAAATTAATCCTCTGTTTATTGAGGGAAAATATAATAAATTAATTCGTGGAATCCCTCAAACAAAATGGCCATGTGGTAAATGTAAAGGAAAAGGATGTGAAGAGTGTAATTTCACAGGTAAACAATATCCTGAATCTGTGGAAGAATTACTGTCTGAACATATCCTAAAAGCTACTAATGGTTGGCAGGCTAAATTTCATGGAGCTGGTCGTGAGGATATTGATGTTTTAATGTTAGGTTCTGGAAGACCATTTGTTTTAGAAATTAAAGAACCTAAAATTAGAAAAATTGATTTGAATAGTTTAGAAAAAGAAATAAATAAAATAAATGATGGAAAAACTTATTATCATAATTTAAAATTTGTTGAAAGAAATAGGAAGGCAGAAATTAAAGTATCTTCAAGTGATGCGTATAAAATTTATAAAGCTTTGGTAAAATGTGATAAACCTTATGATAAATATAAATTAGCTAATTTAAAGGATTTAAATGAAATTCATCAACAGACTCCTTTAAGAGTAGTTCATAGAAGAGCAGATAAAGTAAGAATTAAACATGTTCATGAAGTTTCTTGTGAAATAATTGATGATACTACATTTGAAATGACTGTTAAAACAGAAGGTGGTTTATACATCAAAGAATTAATTTCTGGTGATGAGAATAGAACTAAACCTAATGTTGGTGAAATTTTAGGGGTTAAATCAGTTTGTGAACAATTAGATGTTGTAGAAGTAAGTGAAAAATAG
- the moaC gene encoding cyclic pyranopterin monophosphate synthase MoaC, with translation MTNEFTHLTDTGVHMVEVGHKSNQKRLAIASGKIYLDKNTIEMIQNEEIKKGNVLTTAQIAGIQAVKNTSSIIPLCHPLSLTGIEIDFEVKLTEIIATCSVRTLGKTGVEMEALTGVSVSLLTIWDMVKAVEKDKDGQYPDTRITDIKVIKKEKI, from the coding sequence ATGACAAATGAATTTACACATTTAACAGATACTGGAGTTCATATGGTTGAAGTTGGCCATAAAAGTAATCAAAAAAGATTAGCTATAGCTAGTGGAAAAATATATTTGGATAAGAATACTATTGAAATGATTCAAAATGAAGAAATTAAGAAAGGTAATGTATTAACTACTGCTCAAATAGCAGGGATTCAGGCTGTTAAAAATACTTCTTCAATTATTCCTCTTTGCCATCCTTTGAGTTTAACAGGTATTGAAATAGATTTTGAAGTTAAATTAACTGAGATAATTGCAACTTGTAGTGTTAGAACATTAGGTAAAACAGGAGTTGAAATGGAAGCTTTGACTGGTGTAAGTGTTAGTTTACTTACAATATGGGATATGGTTAAAGCTGTTGAGAAAGATAAGGATGGTCAGTATCCAGATACTAGAATAACTGATATTAAGGTAATTAAAAAAGAAAAAATCTAA
- a CDS encoding preprotein translocase subunit Sec61beta produces MSKKNDKVSMPQTGAGLVRYFDEESVGPKLSPEHVIVITVILAIFCFVLRFSG; encoded by the coding sequence ATGTCAAAAAAGAATGATAAAGTTAGCATGCCTCAAACTGGTGCTGGTTTAGTAAGATATTTTGATGAAGAAAGTGTAGGTCCAAAACTTTCTCCTGAACACGTTATAGTTATTACTGTTATTTTAGCTATATTCTGTTTTGTTTTAAGATTCTCCGGATAA
- the hisF gene encoding imidazole glycerol phosphate synthase subunit HisF, with amino-acid sequence MLTKRIIPCLDCDLQVPEGRVVKGVEFKEIKYAGNPVELATRYYEEGADEIVILDITASYERRATMADVINQLTENVFIPICVGGGIRKVDDYTKMLKAGADKCSTNTAAIKNPNLLTEASKVVGSQAVVVGIDAKRRYVDNPSDAPDKNVVETDKGYCWFDCSIYGGREFTGIDAVDWACKCQELGAGEILLTSMDGDGTKEGYDIALNKAINDAIDIPVIASGGGGNPAHILNVFQKTDVSAALAASIFHFNQHSIGEVKHYLKENNISVRL; translated from the coding sequence ATGTTAACTAAAAGAATTATTCCTTGTTTAGATTGTGATTTGCAAGTTCCTGAAGGGAGAGTTGTTAAAGGTGTGGAATTTAAGGAAATTAAATATGCTGGAAATCCTGTGGAATTAGCTACTCGTTATTATGAAGAAGGTGCTGATGAAATAGTTATTTTAGACATTACTGCATCTTATGAAAGAAGAGCAACTATGGCTGATGTAATTAATCAACTAACTGAAAATGTTTTTATACCTATTTGTGTAGGTGGGGGAATCAGAAAAGTTGATGATTATACAAAAATGTTAAAAGCAGGAGCAGATAAATGTTCTACAAATACTGCAGCTATTAAAAATCCTAATTTACTTACTGAAGCTTCTAAAGTTGTTGGTTCTCAAGCTGTTGTTGTAGGGATTGATGCAAAAAGAAGGTATGTGGATAATCCATCAGATGCTCCAGATAAAAATGTGGTGGAAACTGATAAAGGTTATTGTTGGTTTGATTGTAGTATTTATGGTGGAAGAGAATTCACTGGAATAGATGCTGTAGATTGGGCTTGTAAATGTCAGGAATTAGGTGCTGGAGAAATTCTTTTAACTAGTATGGATGGAGATGGAACTAAAGAAGGTTATGATATTGCTTTAAATAAAGCTATTAATGATGCAATTGATATTCCAGTAATAGCTAGTGGTGGAGGGGGAAATCCTGCACATATTTTAAATGTATTTCAAAAAACTGATGTTAGTGCAGCTCTCGCAGCTAGTATTTTTCACTTTAATCAGCATTCTATTGGTGAAGTTAAACACTATTTAAAAGAAAATAATATTTCTGTTAGATTATGA